A stretch of DNA from Lycium ferocissimum isolate CSIRO_LF1 chromosome 4, AGI_CSIRO_Lferr_CH_V1, whole genome shotgun sequence:
GGCTTTTACTACCAGACTTTATTCATCAGACAGGTATAGGAACCACTGCACCTCCCCTTCCCCAACaaaaaaagtaaacaagaaaaatatagaatcaCATTGTTTTGGTTGTCAGAAAGTGGAAACATCTCTTTTATGTTTATAGCTAATTGTGCTCCACAATATCTTTATTCTACGCAATGTACACGAGCATGAACCATTATCATAGATTCGTAAACAAGATAACAAAAAAGTTAATTTTCTACGAACAATATGACTTCAAACAATACAATATAGTCAACTCTCCTTTAGAAAATTCATTTTGGGACTGGAAGAATTATTTACCTGTAAAGTAACAGTTATCAACTAATCTAACTCGGTATCCTCGATAAGAATCTTTTCACATTCATTCAAATCCCAAAAGACTATTAGAAGGAATTTGAGAAGTTCTGGTTGATTTAATAGGTGAAAAACTTTATGGCAGTTAACCAAGATGAACTCACCTCGGTGAAATGAAGTATGCATGCATGTCCACATTGTCTCGGTGATGATATAGACTAAAAACATACTGACTTTTTTTGCAAAGATGATGAACTAGAGGTAATTGAATTATTTATTTCGGGAAGTAATCCAGTAAGTTTTAAGAAATTATGCAGCACACCAGGAATTATGCCTTCAATTCCTTAATGTCTAAGGTGGATATTACCGATGGCAGTTTGTTTAAATTAAAACAGATTAGTTCTAGCCCAGAGTTACTAACTTCTAGACTATTTGGCATCATTAAAAATTTATACCTTGGGACGCTCCATCCTTTAGCAAATGTAGATGTATGGGTGAAAGGAGCATGTGCAAGATCCAACAGATTGTCTAAAAGTAACCCATGTTCCACTGGAAGTTCCATCACTATCTGCCAGTTTCAAGAACAGCAGGAATGAGGCAGAAAGACTTAAACTGACTGTTATTAGATAGTCTTCCTATAAACAATTAAAATGTTGTTGCAGTGATTCAAACCTCTGCATGGATTTGAAATCCAGAAGGTGGCAGTAAAGAAGGAATACTGGCTGCAGGAGGATCATTTCCAGGCCAAATCCATATCATTCCCTCTTGCTCAAAGCATGGCAAAGCTTTGATCTTGACATTCAGAAATTTTGTTGATGGCATTTTCTCGCATTTTCCTTCTGTTGAATATTCCCACCCTAAAGATCATCAAACAAACATAAAAGTAAATGTCAGCTGTTTCATGCATTCTTCACGTATCAAACACCAACTTGATTCATTTCCTAGATAGGAAATTCGGACTGAAGAATGCTTATATTCTTCTTATTCTCACCATGATAAGGACATTGGATGCGACCCTCTTTAACTGAGCCCAAATGAAGGGGGCAGGCTCTATGTGCACATGTGTTCTGGACACATCCAGGTTTTCCATCTTTCCCACGAAAAATCACCCATGGTTCCTCAAAGCaatcaattggtatctgatacATTAAAGTCAAATGACCATCATCAAACAAGACAGTTGAATACTGCAAAAGCATAAAAATCATAACAGACCAGTTCCTATCTAAGTTTTCCTTGTCATATTCTCTCCTCGCAGAAATTTAGAAAGGAGATGGTACAACATGCTATTGGTTGGGTCTAAActaaataatttatacatatttaatgaatttcttaaGACAAATACAAGGTTAGGACTAAAGCTACTGGGTTCAGCCAAACCCGCAAACTCTACACTAGCTCCGCCCCTATTGGTTGGCATCACAGTATTGCATCAGTCCatttaagtaatttaatatGTCCTTTTTCGGGGGACTTATTAATTTGTAGAGACTGGAAATTGGTAACATGTTGTCTGCAGTAATGAAAATGAGATTATTGCATAAAATAGGGTAATTGACTTGCCATGGTGTCGTCCTTAATATCAGCGGAGAAAGCAACAGGATACCAGAAGTTCTTCAAATGGGGGCTGTATTCTTGGACAGGACCTGACACATTGAGGGTTCTCCTAGGCTGCTTGGTTTTAGTCGTATCTCTAGATACTGTAGACGTACCGGAGGATGAAGACCGGCGATCTGATTCTTCTGTACTCCTCTCTGGTAGCAGCCTATCTTTAACCAATGCTTCCATGTAAgctagcttatctaaagcagcagAAACCCGCACCTCAGATATATGTACCTGTTGCTATCACTACTTTAGATACAAAACTTGGCTTATATGGAagtactcaaaatcctcaaacTTGCTTTTGCGTGTGCgtgttgtttttgttgacaAGTAAGATTTTTGAACCAGTTTATCTATGTAATAAACCATTCATTCGTTATAAAACCTGCTCAGCTTCAATAGCACCTTAAGCAAATTGCTCCAGATTGTTCAAATCATTTGATAACCAGAGTTTTCAATAAGTTTAAGAGATAAAAAGAAATAGGCCTGAATAACCAATAATAGCGGGAAAATATTTGATGTCTTACAAATCTACCCAAAAATCTAGAAAGAAGTAACTTGCATCCAACAACATAAGCTTGTTCAATGGGATCAAAGTATTATATACCTCTTTATGAGCCTGAGAAAGTTCCTGTTGTAACTCTGCAAGTTCCTTCTTCACGGTTCCAATAGATTTATACTCCCGTGCTAGAGGATTCAATACTTCCACAACCTGCTCACACAGTATCCACCAGTCACAAAGGATGAAAAGGAAAACAGCTATGACGAGAAAAAACTAGAAACAACTCCAAAGAAGGAACAGTCACTAATTAGCAGAAATGAAGCATAGTACAATACTTATACACAAACTACAAAGTAGTGCTTTGTGTATAGACCTAGAGATAATCTTTAAACTCAGGTCTATTTAGAACTTCAATAAAATTAGGGGTAAAAAGACATTATGAACAAGAATCAACCTTTTCGTGCAGCTGCATTATTGTAAGTACGTCTTGACGAGCTCGCCAATCACAATATTGTATATCAAATCTAGCAACTTCTAAAGCTTGATTTGCATCCAAGAACTTCCCTTTAGATTGAGGAAATTTTGACCTTGGATCTTCCACATCAAAGATTGTCAACCAAGAGCTTTTCTTGTCTGTTAACCCACCCGCCTCCTCATACACTGCAAACACTCCAAATCCCCCTTTGAAGCACTGACAATGAACAAATAACAGAATTATTGGCCATTCAACAAGTCATCTGATAGACAAAATGCAAGTGGTGTACAGGTCTTCACATTCAGATAACTTACTAAATAAACCTAATGACTCATTAGTAATGAGTAACCAACTAATTAATACACGAATTTCAACTTATTCCACCCAACATACTGGAGCATAAAAACATGCCACAAGCAAGTTAATATTGAGTGAAAGATCTGAGACACCAGAGTCCACTAAGCTTTATTAATTTACTAAAACGAAATTCATACAAGGAAGAACCTCATTTTCTGGTTTTGGTTAGGAACATTTcccatcaaaaagggggaaaaggaagaaaagaaatgacttCACTCACTACGGTCATAAACCATTTTTCTTATAACTTTGAACTTCATATGACATGTTCCAACTGATACTTGGACATTACTCCATTAATCGTCAGCACTCAAAAACTCTAcgatttaggaatattatgattcatttttaattattatgtaTTTTCAGGGGGAGCTGCAATTCTACTTAAGGGTTCGGCAGAATCAACAATGATTAAAAATTcactaaatatgtataaataatttattaaaa
This window harbors:
- the LOC132051886 gene encoding chlorophyllide a oxygenase, chloroplastic; the protein is MSAIATSAALSFPFSFSRSTKTFTRKCFKGGFGVFAVYEEAGGLTDKKSSWLTIFDVEDPRSKFPQSKGKFLDANQALEVARFDIQYCDWRARQDVLTIMQLHEKVVEVLNPLAREYKSIGTVKKELAELQQELSQAHKEVHISEVRVSAALDKLAYMEALVKDRLLPERSTEESDRRSSSSGTSTVSRDTTKTKQPRRTLNVSGPVQEYSPHLKNFWYPVAFSADIKDDTMIPIDCFEEPWVIFRGKDGKPGCVQNTCAHRACPLHLGSVKEGRIQCPYHGWEYSTEGKCEKMPSTKFLNVKIKALPCFEQEGMIWIWPGNDPPAASIPSLLPPSGFQIHAEIVMELPVEHGLLLDNLLDLAHAPFTHTSTFAKGWSVPSFVKFLTPASGLQGYWDPYPIDMEFRPPCMVLSTIGISKPGKLEGQSTEECSTHLHQLHVCLPASRQKTRLLYRMSLDFAPVLKHIPFMQYVWRHFAEQVLNEDLRLVLGQQDRMLNGANIWNLPVSYDKLGVRYRIWRDAVESGAKQLPFSK